The nucleotide window AGCCAAGTGAACATAGAAGACAACACCGGAAGCATAGTTCATCTCGTAATCCTTAACACCTCTGGTAAGTTGTTTTTCTGACGAACTAATTGAATAAATTACTTTTGCTTGTTTAGTTATATGATGTTTTGTTACTAATATAAAAGTTAAGTGCAACAGCCACCACTGAGGATGATTAATGTGTAAATTTGCTATACTTGTGTCTAGTAACAATATTGTTGCTAGGCAAGCACTGAACAGTTTATTTcactatattataattatatggtAGATTTGGTGAGCATTGAGACCTCAGGAATTGCTTCTCTTGAGGAACTGCATAAGAGTTTGGTCTCAAGTGGGAAGCAGGTAAGGGGTGCCTAATTTGCCTTGAACTTTTACACTATAATTTGCGGATTTCATGTCTGCACTGTGTCTATTTACCTATTCCTAGTGTTAATTTCGCTCGGGTAGCAATTGCCAATCCTCGTTGACAAGTGATTTATAAGCAAAAGGCGACCAACTTTGTCACAAGAATTGGAGGAAGGGTCTTCTTCACTATTGGAGAAGCTTTTGACTGCAAGCTGGATTTCTAAATTGCTACTGATTAAACCGAGTGTTGTACCTACGTCTTTGTTGATAGAACTTGTGTGTGGGAATAACATCTTAGCTTTTTTCATGGCTGGTTTgaattggaatgttgtaaaaTTTTACTCATGTATGATGCTTCTTTTGTGTGCTTGGATTTCCTTCCCCGGAGTACTTTATGTACAATATAGTGGGACAGAAGAATAAGTCTTCCCATTCCTCTTTTAGCCACACGCAAAGTGGAATTTGGTCTATGTACTATATTGGTGTACATGTGTGTGTCTATGatgtaataaaagaactatATGGTTTATGTGAAATTTATGTTGGAAATGACATCatagtttttctcttttgtaaacaCAAAATAGGCATTAAACGAAAACGTAACGtactaacattaaatttatgttggtcctgatattttatttttaaaatatcttatatttttaaaagaaactttttttaaaaaaagtttctattttttttaaatggaagATATTGGAAAACTTCTaaaatcaaatatccacttattCTTAGTCTCTCACATTTAATCAGGACACATTTcctttatcaaatatttttttatgattaaattgacctataaatttttataatgttatcAAGTTTTCAGTTATGgtgttttgaatatttttttacagcttttatatttttttaaaaaaataattaaatattcaaaactaACACTTATTATTAAAGATTGTTGGCAGAGTAcgtaacttttattttctttcgttttttgtcttctttttcacaaaattcatattcctgaaaatatttattcttaaaCATATATCATTTAACTATGAAAATTGTAGCTCTGTACTGAATCTGCCGTAACAcacaatttcattatttttatctacTCGATTGTCTCCCTCTGCTGTAACAAATAGGCCGGTGGCTTAGACTAACATCAATTGATAATGCTGTAACCTGAAACAAAGCAAGGCATTGACCAGTAGCTACAAGCAAAACCCTGGAGACTTGAAGCAAAAACACAGGGACAGTCCTGTTCCGTTGTTGGTAATGGCGACATAAAGGTATTATGACAAAGGAAATGGCGACATACGGTGTTTCCCTAGTAAGAATGATGAAAAGCTTGCAAAATAGACCTCCTCCAGAAATTGTTTGAAAAGAGACCGTTTAGAGAATAAGTTTGTAAAAATAACCCTACCTGGTcattttgccaaaaaaaaacttttatcaaCAATATATTTGTGATTCAGTGGAAAGCAAGATCTAAGGTTGTATATATCCTAAACTCATTGTTGTGATAATATTGATGTTAATATTCATTTTGATTTCACTTACTATTAGCATCTTTCATTGAAGAAGTATGCTTATACACGAATGAATTTGGAGCatatacaaatcaaatgatcgaaCTATACACAAATGAATTTGGGATGTCACTCGGTTTCTTGAAACATGTGCAGGAGCGTCGTGAAAAACATTCTGGCATCTTGTGCATGCACTTCTTCCTTTCAATTTGCCAACGATCAACAAAACCAAAACGTGAGGCCTTTGATCTTCTCTTCCTAATCGCCAAGGCCTTTTTTCTGAATGTGGCATATTCATGTTGTCACTTCTTCACCTTAGTAATGAATGAGAATGCTTGAGTAGATGTTGAAGTGGTGGTTGCCCTTGTGCTTTACACAACAATCCCTTCACTCTTTCGGTCACCTACATTTAAAGAATTTCCATTATCATTAAACCATATGTATTTGAGGTTATATATATTTCCAAAAATAATGTATACTGAACATGCACTTGAAAATCAAATATTGtgtcaatatataaaataaaacctttCCCAAACTTCCCCTAGCATAGGGAACTGTCCTCTGATATCCATATGAAGTTGGGGGAGATTTTCTGCTAGTCTCTTCCTTGCAGGGAGATTTCCCATCGCTTCTGCTTCGCGTCATAACGCTGGAAGATCCATACCATTTGCTATGCAATGTGTTTGGTAGACTAGATTCCTAACAATATCCATAAGCCATAACAAACGTGTGAGAATCATGCTGCTAGGTGGAATATTTGTTTTCAAAGCTAACCAAGTAGAATTGAACATGGAGATTAATTTCACACCAGAAACAACACCGTTGCACAGTGCTTAAGCACCTCCAAGTTCATGCGAACATCATCCAGACTCCTGCTTCAAAATATTCAtaatgtcatatatatatatatatatatatatatatatatatatatatccacatCACTCAAATTTTACAAAAGGCACTATATACTATCATATATAAATTGGTTagtgtattaaaattaaactcttatgcatatataatactcaaattaatacaatattaCGATGCATTTAGCACTAGAGTTAGAAATGTGTACCTGTGTTTTTGTTGGCCCAGGCCAAAATAAGAAGCCAGTGTTGCCATCTGCCCATAAATAATAAGAGCAATTAAGAACTTGAAATAATTATgaggattttgttttttttgtgtgaagAATGAATCACTTGCTGCTGCTATTTCTTACATACCTTCATGTTACCAGCTCTTCTTCCAAACTTCTCAGTTAGAACCCCCAAAGAATCAATGATTCCAACGGGAACCGGTGCTGACCTATTGATATCATTAAAGGCCTCTTTGATTCGAACACAGTCAAATCTCTGGATGTTATGCCCCGCCCACACCCTTCCATTCAAGATACTGAATATTCTGTCTGCAACATCTTCAAAAGATGGTGCATTTTCAACGGCTTTACGAGTTATTCCATCACTTCTGCTGGATTTCACTGAGACCACAGATAGGTCTTTGGGTCTTATCAGCGTGGTGTAGCTCTCAATCTCGGTGAGTTTGTGGGGTGTAACTACAATAGCACCAAACTCCAGAACCCAGAAACGCTCTCCACCCCTTTTGGGTACTGTAGTTTCCAAATCAAAGAAAACGATCTCGGGTGCTTGTTGTTCATTGCATGAATTAGAGACGTCCATGATCACAACTCACAaggcttttgttttttttgcctCTCTCCAACTTGGTTTCCTATGTTTactgattaatatatatatatatatatatagatgaagTTTAGATGGGAAAGTGGCACTTTTGGGACAAAAAAGTGCATGCAGAGGAAAACGAAATTCTTGTGTCTGAAGGTTGATTGTCTCCAAGTTGAAGTCACTATGCAAGATTGCATGAAGGGGAATTGGAGCTCCTTAGCTTCTGGAGAATGTTAAAGTTTGGTGTAGATGGGAATATTGAAGAGAGTTAAGATTGCCTTTCCTTCTTACGTTCCTTCCCTCCCACGCTCTTATTTTTTGTATGTGTTGTTGCATTGCCTTTCCAACAGGAAACTTCTAATGGTTACGTCCCTACCTATTGGAAAACTTGCGGTTGTGGGGTAGGTCAAGCAGTCTCCTATCTTGGAATTGATTCTATGCCAAATCAAGCACATGATCTGCCGCAAATTGCATCAATTAATCAACTCATCCACGTCTTTTGTTCCCAAcgagttaattaacataatttggGCCTACGCTTACACGCCTAACTCATCTTCCTCGATacctggaaaaaaaaagttgaaggcCAAAACATCTTATAGGACTTACAACTTATGAGCATATTGGGCTTCCATTTCATCCACTATTCTTAATGGGCTTTTATGGAAGTTTTGCTTAGCAGGCCCGACTTGAGGGGTGTACTTCATTGTTTCGTTGGATCAGTTTCGATTCTGTATGAAATGAGGCACAAGCACCACTTTCCACAATTTACATCCCCtgacaaaccaaaaaaaaaaaaaacgcaatGTACTACTAGTCCGCGTAGGGTCCGTATGCAGTTGTAAAAAGTAGCAAAGATGGAGTCCCCACAAATTCAATCTCTCCTAAAACGAAACATGAAATTTACCATTAGCTAGAGTTATCAATGCTACTTTGATTGTAGCTAATTCAAATTTCCATAGTTTTATTAGTGCTAGGTAATAAACTGTTGCCTGAGAAAATTGTCCCTCAATGGATTCTACTTTAAAAATTACCACGCCCTTTTCAGATTGTAGCCATTGAACGCCTGTTTATTTGCTTCCCCTTTCGAGACAACATATGTAACATTAAAGGAGGacaattttgttattataattttaaaccatTAATAAGACAGTTGCATCACTTCATTTGTGGAAAAGTAGCCAAAGCTTATTATTTTCAGAATAAACAGATTACACATTgccaaaatagaaataaaatacacgcataacaacaaaaaaaacatcgATATTAAACAAGTGCAGCAGAGCTCAGCGGGACAAGTGCTTTCTTAATTCTTTCTACAGCTGCCTGTAGGGTTGTAAGCGATTCTGCATAAGAGATGCGGATGCAAGTGTCATCTCCAAATGCACTCCCTGGCACCAGGGCTACCTGTAAGCCAAAATGGCAAAAGACAATGTTATGACTTATGACTGATGAGACATTAAAAGTTCAACAATACGATGTTTCTTTCCTCTCTCTTTCAACTTTGTATACATATTGATGGTCTAAGCTTAACTGTAAAAGACCATGGATGACACTTTCCAGATAACTTTCACTCAGTTGTTGGGTCATACTTTAAAAATGAGAACATACTTTTTGGCCTTTTGCTAATAAATCTCGACTATTTTATAGCCAATACCGTAAAATACAAGACCATTTGAAATTTCCTGCTCATGAAATCACTAAAATCTTTAAAGCCATTTCATGCATATACCTGGCCCACCTCCAGTAGATATTGACAGAGGGACTCAGAATCCACAATTTTACCAAATCCTTCAGCTTCTCTTCCATAATAGAAGCTGAGATCAAGGAATAGATAAAATGCTCCCTGCGGATGAACAGAGAGAAATTATGTTTGAGTAGAAAAACAGACAGCAAAAGGAAGAGACAAAACAAAAGGAGGAGAATTAtttaagggaaaaagaaaaagaaaaaaaaagaatttgcaCCTGGGGTTCAGATATCTTGATGCCATCTATTTCTCTAAAACTTTGTACTAAGAAATCCCTTCGCTCCCTAAATGCTTTCACCATGGTAGAAACTGCCTCCCCACCAGCATGGCCTAGTCCTAATGCAGCAACTGCAGCTTTCTGAGCTATACTACTGGCCCCTGAAGTAAACTAAATTCAATAAGATGCATCAGCCAGTATATACTGCATATAATATTAACCAGCAACAATAATCCAACTAATTCCAAATGAAGGCTAGAAAATTTCTTTAAGTTTCCTCTCAAATACTGAATCTGTTAAACTTAAGAATCTGTAAGATGTCATGGAGGCTGTAGGAAAAGGAAATCAAGACATGTATGATGTATAGGGTAAGGCTTACGAAAGAAAGTGACCAATAAAAAATGTAGCATACCTGACTTTGGATCTTTCCACATGCTGCAACAAAATGTTTTGGACCAGCAATATATCCAAGCCGCCAACCAGTCATTGCAAAGGCCTATAGGAAAACAGCTCAAAAGTGTCATAATCAAATTTGGAGGCCTCCATGTCATGTCTAAAATTAGAACTCACTATTGAAATAAAGAATAGGCAATTCAGTATAAAATAAGAATGAGGGATCAACAATACATCCCGCAACTCTTAACAGAAATAGAACATTACAGACTAACCTTAGAAAATCCATTCACAGTAAGAGTTCTGTCCCACATTCCTGGTAAAGATGCAAAGCTCGTGTGAGTTGCTGGTGCATAAATTATGTGTTCGTAAATTTCATCAGAGAGAACCTGCATAAAACAACTATTAAGATCTTGAAAGGAAATATCATATAGGCTCAACACATTGAAGTACTTGTGATCTTGTTATGGATGTATGACTATACCAGAAGCCTGGGGTGCTTTGCAACAATTCGGGCTATCTCTTCAAGTAATTCTTTGGGGTAGACAGATCCCGTTGGGTTAGATGGAGAACAAAGAATAAGCAGTCTTGATCTTTCAGTAATTTTGGATTCGAGGAGTTTGGGATCCAAAAGGAAATTATCAGATATTAAGGTTGGAAGAATCACAGGTGTTGCATCAGCCAACCTTGCCATTTCTGGGTAACTAACCCAGAATGGAGCTGGAATAATAACCTGAAATACTCACGCCATAAATGAAAGCCACTGCAGTGAGCAacaggaagagaaaaaaaaaatatggagtATGTGATAAGCATTAAGTTGTCCAAAAACAACTCagacataatttaataaatggaAATATGTGCATAGTACCAAGTGGCTATTTTATTTGTGACTTTTACCACAGCAAACATATTACTGGACCctgaataaatgataaattgataaaaaaaaagtagttgaGATATTGTGGGAAATGATATTGACATATTGTGTACCGTTAGGGAAATATTGTCTATTTATGTAAATAGGGAAATTCTGCTCTCTTTCTATTACTTTTATATACGTAGGTTGATTCTAATCCTTGATTTTAGTCCCTGAATTTATGAGATTGATGAGTTTCTCAGACTTGTATATAAACATGGTacaattataaaagaataaaaaaaactatttaatttcAACAAAAGTAATTATAACACACTACCAGGGACATAAAACAAACATAGAGCAAAAGCTTTAGAAGCTGAAAAGCCAGTTGAAGAATCTTTTGAACAAACAAGTGCAAGTGACTAATTTCAAACTTGAGATAGATTGAAGAATGATAATACAAGTCTGGCACGGTTGTCAACCAGACAAATCATCAGAGATTTTCTGCAAGCAAATGATAAACAAATTTGAATAATTCAAACAAGTTTGGTCAAATTAAATAATCCATTGAGCCCTAGCCAAATAAATGACAATGAAGCATATAAGTAGTTAGTTTCTCTATTGCTTATGTATGGAGTTAGagcataaactatttttttacttacCTCATCTCCAGGGGAGGAAACTGCAAGCACTGCCTGAGCAATACTCTGTTTGGCTCCGTTACTAACCACAACCTGGTCAGGAGTATAAGTAATCCCATTCTCTTCTGCAATTCAAAACCCTCATCTCTTACAATCATCCAAACGAAAAGCACATTATTACATAATGAAATTCAAACCAACCTTTTAGCTTGTGACAAATCGCTTGGCGCAGTTCCATGGTCCCGGCATTGGGCGTGTACCTCGTGTAACCTTCACGAATTGCATTAATCCCAGCCTGCAATTacactattaaaaaaagaagacgTAGTTATTATGAATGAAAGGGGGAATGTAGAAAGACAACCTCGGCTATGGGAGCGGGCGTGTCGAAATCGGGCTCGCCGGCGGCGAGGCGGATGACGGGAACGCCGGCTTGGACGAGAGCGGTGGCGTGGTCGCTGATGGCGACGGTTTTGGAAGGCTTGACGGCATTGACACGAGGACTGAGCGAAAGGTCAAAGTCGAAGTCAGAGTGCGAAGAAGCCTTAACCGCAATTGCGTTGGGTTGTTTTGCCGCACGTGTTCTGCGAAGGGTGAGAGAGAGAAATTGGTGTGTGAAGTGAAATTGGAGGGAAGAAGAGAGGAGAGAACTCACATAGGGAGGAAAGAGAGGGATCTGGAAACGTGGCGAGAGAAGGCCAGGGATTGGTTCCGGAGAGGGATTCGGCATGTGGCGCCGTTATATAGTGTGTTCGCCATATGAAAACTGAACAGAGAGATTTTGGGAGAGAAGGGGTTACTGAAGAATCAAGAAGGAGAAGCTTCAACAGCTGTAGGTAGAGGGAGTTTGGTGGGATGGGCCCCCCGCTTTCACATTCAAATCAACCTTCTTCTTTTCATCTAACCCATGaatgaagaaaacaaattaGTGTCATTTCCATCTTCCACCAACAAATTGTAAAACATACACCAAGtggatcatatatatttttatttttatttcaaatatgataaattaactCTGTTGAAAAAGTTCATGCAAATTTTTTTGCTAGAATTTAATTCTTATACTTATAGTATATGTACTCTTAATATCAAAATGTCGATGTTATTGATCACTTGGATATCATATGAAGTATATATTCAAGTTGAAtagtgaatttagtttttaaaagtaatttctcACACTCACATTGTAAcacttatataaaattaaagagatattaaatttaattattttggatAGTAAAAACATgagtaacttttttcttttaattcaatctttcgtatttattttaaacatttaaagcgtcaaaaatatcttatataaaTAATCATGATCATATAATAACGTCATTAGATTCAATTTAGAtggaatgtttttaaaaattatataatcaaattaaaccatttaataaataaaggacaaaatcaaatttcaaaaataaattaaaggaaaaaaacaataatttagccaaaaaaaaaactatcaagacaaaaattgaaataacaaaGTAGTGGTGACTAAGTGTGAGTTAATCTTGAGATACAAATTCATTTTGGTCTGATTATAGCTAATGGGCCGAGCTCATTGATTttcaattcaagaaaaaaaaagttttactaTATccactttcaattttttattaagtacactcctctttctttttcaaaaaaaaaaaattacttaaataacttgaattcgaaaaaaaaatctcacttgGTTAATCAAGTATTAAGTGCAttataattattactattattatttaaaaaaaggttatgtaaacttttattttaagtcAAATTAGGGACAGAACTTTAGAATATTGAGTGCATTATTACAACCATTCCATTGCATGTGTTGGATTAAAGTTGAAGTTAagcttgatattaaaaaaatgagtttacaCACATTTATGTTAGAATATTTCTTCACTCAAAAAAGTATTTTGATGAAATGATATTTGTTTGTATAATACtatcaaaaatacttttaaatgcATAATTATTGAAAATGGCATGTGTTCTTGTAACTAGATCATGCCTAAGAAGGAGATTTAGTCCAAGACCATAAGTGTTAAGCGTAATCTATCTCATCCAGGTCAAGCATTGGCATTATATAGGGATGCATCATAACTGACCAATATGATATTATTGCAAGTGTTATCATACATGATTCTATCTGTTATCCTGAGATCCTTAGGCACACATCATGATCGATTAAAGtcatttaatggttaaggattGAGCAACGTGAATAGTGGAGTGCTCAATTGGCAATATGAGAGGGTCGGTCCGGATTTGAGGGTATTAATTGGCAAGCTCCGATCAAATTGAAGGGTGGAACCGACTAAGGAGGTCCAGGGACAATCCCATAATCTCGAGTGTATAAATACGAAGAGACTAAATATAGAGtagtggttgttgttggtacaacCAAGGAGACCAAAGGGATACACAATCTTCTAATTTCAAGTGTATAAGTATGAAAAAACTAAGTGTAGAAAGGAGTACAACCTGAAATATATACtataatgttaatattatttttttataggctCTCTTTGAATAGCAtcccaatttattttttatcagcaaaaacaaatatattataaataaatgcaaGAAGTGGCAGAGGTACCCAAAAACAGGTACAAACGTTCAAGGCAAAGAACAAAAGAGGGGTTTACAAATAGCCATAAATCACCTCATCCAAAGCAAACCTGACCAGATTGCAAAACACACGAGACCAACAATATTCTACTCAGATCCTGAAACGAATACGAAAAGCAAACAAAGGGACACCGAAATACAATATGAGTTAGCAGAAACTCCTTCGAACACCATCCGATGACCATTGAAAATCCAATTCTATGAGGAGTTGGGAAATGATGAGGGGGTAAAATAGGAAGCTGATGACATTTATTGTTTTTCACAAATGTGGATGGCTAAACTAAGGTTTGGAGAAGCAAGCCCAATTAACCTCTAAGCCTAGGTGGCAAGAGTACTTTTAGGGAAACCAAACCTACTCCCAGTTACTACAACACgcagaaaaaaattacttatttatagCCGAAACCGCCAAACGTGACGGTTATTTTATTGTAGGAAAGATTCGGCAAAAGAGCGCGCGCGAAAACACGCTGGTTAATTTTCAACCTTTGACTTCAGTTTCATGATCCACCCTCTGAACGGGCTTTTTGGTGCACTGCTTTTTTGTTGCAAACAAGCAAACATTAGCCATTGCAGCACGCATCTCGTAGGATGGTCCTCCGACGCTTAAAGACTTGGCCGCGGTTTCTTTCAACTCTCTTGCTCTTCGCTTCATCTCCTTCCCTTCTTCCCCTTCCATCACCATCCTCACCACCCTCTCTATCTCCTCCCTCCCCACCACACCTTTTTCAGTGCTCTTCGCTCTCACTCTCACACCCACTCCCACATCCTCCTCTACCGTCGTCCCGTTCATCCTCTGCTCCGCGTACAACGGCCACGCGATCACCGGAACCCCGTTTGCTACGCTCTCCAACGTCGAGTTCCACCCGCAGTGCGACACAAACGCCCCCGTAGATGCGTGCCGCAGAATCGCCACCTGCGGGGCCCACGACCTCACCACCAAACCCCTCTCCCGAGTCCTCGAAACAAACCCTTCCGGCAAATACGACGTCGCATCATCATCGCCACCCGCATTAAAAAACGCAGCAAATGCACTAGCGTCGTTCGGCACCCGAACCACCCACACGAACCTCACGCCACTGAGTTCCAAACCCCACGCCAGCTCATTTTGTTGCTCCGAACTCAAAACGCCCCCGCTCCCGAACGTGACAAACAGAACCGAACCGGCGGGTTGGTTATCGAGCCACGCAAGACACTCCGGTTCGTTTTCCGTCAGCGATTCGGTTTCTTTAATCAGCGGTCCAATAGGGTAAAGCGGTGGAGTGTTTATGCTGCGGTAGAAAGAGTGCTCCGACAATGCTTTTAGCGTGACGGGCTCTAGATCTTGCCACGTGTTGAGTAAAATACCGGTTGACATAGTCATGCGACTCACGTGATAGAGGTACCATTTGTACTCGTCGATTTTCCGGTTCCTTACTTGGTCCATCAAGTCTTCGGTTCGGATGGGTTTGCAGCCCGGGACCTGAACCGGG belongs to Glycine soja cultivar W05 chromosome 5, ASM419377v2, whole genome shotgun sequence and includes:
- the LOC114413136 gene encoding protein NEN4-like; its protein translation is MDVSNSCNEQQAPEIVFFDLETTVPKRGGERFWVLEFGAIVVTPHKLTEIESYTTLIRPKDLSVVSVKSSRSDGITRKAVENAPSFEDVADRIFSILNGRVWAGHNIQRFDCVRIKEAFNDINRSAPVPVGIIDSLGVLTEKFGRRAGNMKMATLASYFGLGQQKHRSLDDVRMNLEVLKHCATVLFLESSLPNTLHSKWYGSSSVMTRSRSDGKSPCKEETSRKSPPTSYGYQRTVPYARGSLGKVTERVKGLLCKAQGQPPLQHLLKHSHSLLR
- the LOC114413137 gene encoding bifunctional aspartate aminotransferase and glutamate/aspartate-prephenate aminotransferase-like, giving the protein MANTLYNGATCRIPLRNQSLAFSRHVSRSLSFLPITRAAKQPNAIAVKASSHSDFDFDLSLSPRVNAVKPSKTVAISDHATALVQAGVPVIRLAAGEPDFDTPAPIAEAGINAIREGYTRYTPNAGTMELRQAICHKLKEENGITYTPDQVVVSNGAKQSIAQAVLAVSSPGDEVIIPAPFWVSYPEMARLADATPVILPTLISDNFLLDPKLLESKITERSRLLILCSPSNPTGSVYPKELLEEIARIVAKHPRLLVLSDEIYEHIIYAPATHTSFASLPGMWDRTLTVNGFSKAFAMTGWRLGYIAGPKHFVAACGKIQSQFTSGASSIAQKAAVAALGLGHAGGEAVSTMVKAFRERRDFLVQSFREIDGIKISEPQGAFYLFLDLSFYYGREAEGFGKIVDSESLCQYLLEVGQVALVPGSAFGDDTCIRISYAESLTTLQAAVERIKKALVPLSSAALV
- the LOC114413139 gene encoding anthocyanidin 3-O-glucosyltransferase 5-like — protein: MATANAEASSFQQLPMKSHIAVLPSPGIGHVTPLLELSKLLVTHHQCHVTFLNVTTESSAAQNNLLHSPTLPPNLHVVDLPPVDLSTMVNDQTTIVARLSVNLRETLRPLNTILSQLPDKPQALIIDMFGTHVFDTILENIPIFTFFTASAHLLAFSLFLPQLDRDVAGEFVDLPNPVQVPGCKPIRTEDLMDQVRNRKIDEYKWYLYHVSRMTMSTGILLNTWQDLEPVTLKALSEHSFYRSINTPPLYPIGPLIKETESLTENEPECLAWLDNQPAGSVLFVTFGSGGVLSSEQQNELAWGLELSGVRFVWVVRVPNDASAFAAFFNAGGDDDATSYLPEGFVSRTRERGLVVRSWAPQVAILRHASTGAFVSHCGWNSTLESVANGVPVIAWPLYAEQRMNGTTVEEDVGVGVRVRAKSTEKGVVGREEIERVVRMVMEGEEGKEMKRRARELKETAAKSLSVGGPSYEMRAAMANVCLFATKKQCTKKPVQRVDHETEVKG